One stretch of Agelaius phoeniceus isolate bAgePho1 chromosome 15, bAgePho1.hap1, whole genome shotgun sequence DNA includes these proteins:
- the SLC4A9 gene encoding anion exchange protein 4, whose protein sequence is MRAHKPGAGGPALRAADSCSQPRLECSNPRAPSQAFGCSIFPSSTATAARRAGAALQWEERGDVTCPLLFIQLNQLLSTPAGLEWREMARWIKFEEKVEDGGERWSAPHVPALPLHSLFQLRTCLQKGTMLLDLDATSFKEIIDKALSEQPEEAELQPALRERLAALLLLQPQHQPTKSLLQLLAELGLSPCRGKAKGRPEPRTQVSKTPLKEQLRNRFKKKVPPGAEAAHVAVGEVEFLEKPFTAFIRLRHGVSLGSLAEVSLPSRFLFILLGPPRVKAYHEVGRAMATLLADELFQRVARQAEHREDLMAGMEAFLDELVVLPPGKWDPGARIPPPSHLPAPRRRTAVDPLDQQPHGNGDMTAAGDRASPGHPRSGEELERTGRLFGGLLRDIRRKAPWYGSDFSDALHPQCLSAVLYIYLATVTNAITFGGMLGDATANMQGVLESFLGTAFAGFIFCLFAGQPLTILSSTGPVLVFERLLFSFSQDHSLDYLEFRLWIGLWVAFFGVVLVATEASHLVGHFTRFTEEGFCALISLIFIYDSLKKMLSLADAFPINWHYRLDNVTSYSCTCNLSSPGHSSAGNDTSLPSPLTWQPPATPAGLSRSQCLDQGGHLLGTSCQYVPDVTLVSFLLFGGTFLSCTALKRFRSSRYFPVGVRKLVSDFAVILAILASCAVDALLGLETPKLLVPSELKPTNPARGWIVFPFGANPWWVCLLSAVPAVLVTILIFMDQQITAVILNRREYKLQKGAGFHLDLLCVSLLMVVTSVTGLPWYVSATVISLAHMDSLRKESATSAPGEHPEFLGIREQRLTGLAVFILMGVSVFMAPVLKHIPMPVLYGVFLHMGVTALNSIQLTDRVRLLLMPAKHQPDLAYLRHVPLRRVHLFTSIQLLCLALLWLLKSTVAAIVFPVMLLALVGIRKGLERIFSPHDLSWLDGPLPGPGAAGTHPRERLEQGGTAEECEPMQRPGAQINLSVN, encoded by the exons ATGCGAGCCCACAAGCCCGGGGCGGGTGGCCCGGCTCTCCGGGCAGCAGacagctgctcacagcccagacTGGAGTGCAGCAACCCCAGAGCTCCCTCCCAGGCTTTCGGCTGCAGCATCTTCCCCTCCAGCACGGCCACAGCGGCCCGGCGAGCTGGTGCCGCCCTGCAatgggaggagaggggggaCGTCACCTGCCCGCTGCTCTTCATCCAGCTCAACCAGCTCCTCAGCACCCCGGCGGGGCTGGAGTGGAGGGAGATGGCCAG GTGGATCAAGTTTGAGGAGAAGGTGGAGGACGGTGGGGAGCGCTGGAGTGCACCCcatgtcccagctctgcccctgcacagcctgttCCAGCTGAGGACATGCCTGCAGAAGGGGACAATGCTCCTGGATCTGGATGCCACCAGTTTCAAGGAAATAATTG ACAAAGCACTTTCTGAGCAGCCTgaggaagcagagctgcagcctgcacTGAGGGAGCGCCTGgcagccctcctgctcctccagccacAGCATCAGCCTACAaaatccctgctgcagctccttgctGAGCTTGGTCTCTCTCCCTGCCGAG GGAAAGCCAAAGGCAGGCCTGAGCCCAGAACCCAGGTCTCCAAAACACCTCTTAAGGAGCAG CTGAGAAACAGATTCAAGAAGAAGGTCCCACCGGGGGCTGAAGCAGCCCACGTTGCTGTTGGGGAAGTTGAATTCCTGGAAAAGCCCTTCACTGCCTTCATTCGCCTCAGGCATGGGGTGTCCCTTGGCTCACTGGCTGAGGTTTCTCTTCCAAGCAG GTTCCTCTTCATCCTGCTGGGCCCCCCCAGAGTGAAAGCCTACCACGAGGttggcagggccatggccacGCTGCTGGCAGATGag CTCTTCCAAAGGGTTGCCCGGCAGGCTGAGCACCGAGAGGACCtcatggcagggatggaggcaTTCCTGGATGAGCTGGTTGTGCTTCCTCCTGGCAAGTGGGACCCTGGTGCCCGAATTCCTCCACCAAGCCATCTGCCAGCTCCACGCAGGAg gACTGCTGTGGACCCACTGGACCAGCAGCCACATGGAAATGGGGACATgacagcagctggggacagagccagcccagggcacccacgctctggggaggagctggagaggaCAGGCAG gcTTTTTGGGGGGCTGCTGCGAGACATCCGGAGGAAGGCACCATGGTATGGCAGTGACTTCTCTGATGCCCTGCACCCCCAGTGCCTCTCAGCAGTGCTCTACATCTACCTGGCCACAGTCACCAATGCCATCACCTTTGGGGGCATGCTGGGGGATGCAACTGCCAACATGCAG GGGGTGCTGGAGAGCTTCCTGGGCACAGCCTTTGCTGGTTTCATCTTCTGCCTCTTTGCGGGCCAACCCCTGACCATCCTGAGCAGCACCGGCCCCGTGCTTGTCTTTGAGcgcctcctcttctccttcaGCCA GGATCACAGCCTGGACTACCTGGAGTTCCGCCTCTGGATTGGGCTCTGGGTGGCCTTTTTTGGTGTGGTGCTGGTGGCCACCGAAGCCAGTCACCTGGTGGGGCACTTCACCCGCTTCACTGAGGAAGGCTTCTGCGCCCTCATCAGCCTGATATTCATCTACGACTCCCTGAAGAAGATGCTGAGCCTGGCAGATGCCTTCCCCATCAACTGGCACTACCGGCTGGACAACGTCACCTCCTACAGCTGCACCTGCAACTTGTCCAGCCCTG gtcacagctctgcagggaatGACACGTCACTGCCCTCACCCCTGACCTGGCAG cctcctgccaccccagcagggctgagcaggagccagTGCCTGGATCAAGGTGGGCATCTCCTGGGGACCAGCTGCCAGTATGTGCCCGATGTCACCCTCGTCTCCTTCCTGCTCTTCGGGGGCACCTTCCTCTCCTGCACCGCGCTCAAGCGCTTCAGGAGCAGCCGCTACTTCCCCGTGGGG GTGCGGAAGCTGGTGAGCGACTTTGCTGTCATCCTGGCCATCCTCGCCTCCTGCGCTGTCGATGCTCTCCTGGGCCTGGAGACCCCCAAGCTCCTTGTCCCCAGCGAGCTGAAG CCCACAAACCCAGCACGGGGCTGGATCGTTTTCCCCTTTGGAGCCAACCCATGGTGGGTGTGCCTGCTgtctgcagtgcctgctgtcCTTGTCACCATCCTCATTTTCATGGACCAGCAGATCACAGCTGTCATTCTTAACCGCAGGGAGTACAAGCTGCAG AAAGGAGCAGGCTTCCACCTGGACCTCCTCTGCGTCTCCCTCCTGATGGTTGTCACCTCTGTCACCGGCCTCCCCTGGTATGTCTCAGCCACTGTCATCTCCCTGGCACACATGGACAGCCTGAGGAAGGAGAGTGCAACCTCAGCCCCTGGAGAGCACCCCGAGTTCCTGGGCATCAG ggagcagaggctgacaggcctggctGTTTTCATCCTGATGGGAGTCTCTGTCTTCATGGCCCCTGTGCTCAAG CATATCCCGATGCCCGTGCTGTACGGGGTGTTCCTGCACATGGGGGTGACGGCCCTGAACAGCATccag ctcacGGACCGTGTGCGGCTGCTCCTGATGCCAGCCAAGCACCAGCCAGACCTCGCCTACCTGCGCCACGTGCCCCTGCGGCGGGTGCACCTCTTCACCAgcatccagctgctctgcctggccctgctctggctcCTCAAGTCCACCGTGGCCGCTATCGTTTTCCCAGTGATG CTGCTGGCGCTGGTGGGGATCCGCAAAGGACTGGAGCGCATCTTCTCCCCGCACGACCTGAGCTGGCTGGACGGGCCCCTgcccgggccgggggcggcggggacACACCCGCGGGAGCGGCTGGAGCAGGGGGGCACCGCCGAGGAG TGCGAGCCGATGCAGCGCCCGGGAGCGCAGATCAACCTGTCCGTGAACTAg